The following nucleotide sequence is from Methanofastidiosum sp..
TGAGAAAACAAAGTGGAACTAATAGCCTTAGAACGTTGGTATACATGGATGAAATATTCGGGTATTTCCCTCCGGTTTCTAATCCTCCGAGTAAAAAACCACTTCTTACTTTATTAAAACAGGCTAGGGCATTTGGAGTTGGAATTATGTTAGCCACCCAAAATCCCGTGGATTTAGATTACAAAGGATTGAGTAATGCAGGCACATGGTTTATAGGTAGACTTCAAACAGAAAGAGATAAACTAAGATTACTCGAAGGTTTAGATACTATTAGTTCTAGCTCTAACGAATCTGTAAATAGAGAACAGATGGATAAGTTAATTTCAAATCTCGGAAAAAGAGTATTTATTTTCCATAGTGTTCACGCAAAAAATCCAGTTATTTTCCAGACAAGATGGGCGATGAGTTACTTGAGGGGACCAATGACTAAGAGTGAGGTAAAATTAATAATGAAGGATAAAGTTCAAGAAATTAAAGTTTCTTCAACTATTAAAACACCACCTTCTCAAATCTCCTCAAACAAGGGCACTGGTGCGCCCCCTACTATTTCAAGCGAAATTCAACAAATATTTGTTCCTTTAATCAAAAGCTCAGCTCTTGCCATTCAAGAGATAAAGAACAGAAATCAAAAAGAGCTATCTTTTGGAGAACCATCTCTTATCTATAATCCAGGAGTAATTGGAAAAGCAGTAATTCATTTCCAAGATAAAAATATTGAATTAAAAGAAGACCAAGAAAGAAATTTAATGCTGTACTCATCTGAATTTATGAACTGGGAAAAATCTGAAGAAATAAAAATATCGAATTTTTTAAGTGATCCGGAAGGAAACGCAAAATTCTCAGAGATTCCAAGCAATTTAAATGATCCCAAAGACTTTAATGAGCTAAAGAAAAGTTTTACAGATTTTCTATTTTACAACAGTAATTTCAAACTTTACCACAGCCCCCTCCTAAAATTGTATTCAAAACCTAATGAATCTAAAGGAGATTTTATTCTAAAAATAAATCAGATGGCAAGAGAGACAAGAGATGACGAAGTTGACAAAATTGAACAAAAATATGCCAAAGAATTTGAAAAACTCAAAGTAAAACAGAGCAAGGCCCAAGATATTCTTATGAAAAAACAAGCTTCTGCTAGCTCATTGAAACAAGAGGCTTTATTGTCTGCGGGAGAATCTGTTGTTGGTATGTTTATGGGAAGGCGATCTACTCGTTCTGCTTCCAAAGCAATGACCAAATACCAAAAGAGCAAAACAGTTTCTGCTGATATAGATAAAGCCCAGAAGGACATAGTATCTCTTGGTAAAGAAATGGAATCGTTGGAAAATGAACTAAAAGCCCAAATAGAAATCATAAAACAAAGAAGAGAAAAAGAAATAAGTGAAGTCAAAGAAGTCATAATTCAGCCTAAAAAATCGGACATAGAAATCAAAATGATTTCATTGGCCTGGATCCCAAAATGGGAAATATCGTATAATGAAAATGGAAACAAAAAAACGGAAATGATACCGGCATATTTTTGAATTTAATTTTTATTAGTTAACTTTTTAAATATGAAAAAGAAAACAGAAATGGTGTAATTATGACAAAATTTGAAGTGTATAAAGATAAAGCAGGGGAGTACAGATTTAGATTAAAAGCGGGGAACGGGCAAGTTATAGCTGTTAGCGAAGGATATAAATCAAAAACATCTTGCATGAACGGAATTGAAAGTATAAAGAAGAATGCACCTACTGCCGCAATTGTTGAAATAGAAAAATAGTATTCATTTTATTTATATTTATTTTAATTTGTTTCAACGATTTCTTGTATTAACTTATTCAAGCTATCTCTGGCCCAAGGTTTTTCTAGTAAAAGTTTTACTGATGCCTTAGTTTCAGCTTCTTCTTTTAATGAATTATTCAGGAATGCTGTTATAAGAACTCTAGTAGTATCTGGATATTTATCTTTTATACAACTTAAAAAATTAATTCCGTTCATTCCTGGTAGTTTATAATCAGATATGACTAAATTAAAATCAAGTTCTTGAAATTGTTCTAATGCAGCCTCAGCATTTTTAGCGATAATAACTTTATTAATTAAATCTAGATTTTTTAATGCTAAAAATAAACTAACTAATGTTTCAGGATTATCATCTACAATCAAAATATTTTTTGAGTTCCCTTTTTCTTTATTTGTTTCGAGAGCTGAGTCCAAGTTAAATTCTTGAAATTCTTTTTCATTCAATTTATATTCGTCTATATTTACTTTTGATACAATATTTTTATCTAAGTTGGAAT
It contains:
- a CDS encoding YegP family protein, producing the protein MMTKFEVYKDKAGEYRFRLKAGNGQVIAVSEGYKSKTSCMNGIESIKKNAPTAAIVEIEK